In Sciurus carolinensis chromosome 16, mSciCar1.2, whole genome shotgun sequence, the genomic window AGAACCACCACCAATCCCAACCCCAGCTCAATCCACAGACCAGCCCTGGTGCCAGCCCaatcccagcccagcccagccccaggcccaaTTCTGCCCCAGATCAAGTCCAGCACAGTCCCAGTCCAGCTGCAGCCCAGCACCAGCCCCAGCTTCAGCCCCACCCCGCCCCATCCAAAAGTTCTGGCCACCAGATACTCCCTTCCCTGGAGGACACAATTTGATTCATGTGTGACCTCATGCTGGCCCCTGTCGTGAGCCCACAACCCTCTGGTGCTGCTCCATTCCACACCCAGCCTCGACTGAACCCGTCTTTCCCAGGACTGGATCTGAAGTCCCCCAGCACTTCCTGTCTGACCACTTTCTCCCCTACAACTCTGACCATTGTTAGGTCACAGTTGTACTAAATATGACTCAGCAAATTTACTCCATCCTCACACGGTGTCCTTCTGACTGAGGTCTGCCTGGCCTCTGGGATGGAGGAATGCAGTCTCTCATCTGACAGTAAATCCCCTGCAGTATCCAATGCTGGCATGGCTTCAGGCTTCCTAGGCCACTCTGTTCCTTCCACATCATCTCCAGTCCCacttcttcctgtttcctgtgGGGCCTGGCAGTCTGTCCCACATCTTGGTCACTGATCTAGTTGCAGGCACAGTCTGGTTTACCTGTGTCTACAGAGGAGACCTTTGGTGGACACCCCAGCCCATGGAATCTCACCACAACTGCTACCATCCATGTAGCCCCAGAGCTTGGATCTCTAGCACTGTGATGTTCATTCTCCAAGGAGACCATGGAGAGCAATTGCATCAGCATCTGCATTATGATTCAGGAACTGCCAGGATCCCAGACTCCTTCACAACCAGTGATGGATGGGACCTTCTGCAACGGGCACATGTCCTGAGGAGCTCTTGCTGGGAATATGACACCATCCAGCAACcagaagaaacaagaaatggAAGGTGGTCAGGAAGCATAACCCTTAGAGCTCTCTGACTGTGCCTGGACAGTTTGTCAACTGACAGCAGCAACCAGAACAGAGCCTGGAAACTGAGGTGTAGTGACTAAGGAGCAGAAAGGGACAGAAGGCTGGGAAACATGCAGCCATTGCCACATTGGTGTGGACCAACCACCTCATGGCTCCATCCACCAGAGCCATGTATGTGGTCAAGATGGCGGAGGTCGAATACGAGACAACAAAGCTGCTTACCAGGGCGAGGATGCTGTAGGTGGCCCTGCTCTCAGGAGCAGACCTGGAAGGCAAGGACCTGTGGATGTGCTGGACCCTCTTCTTGTGCCTGGACAGGATAAACACCATGGAGCCACTGGCCCACATCATGAGTCCCAAACACAGGATATCAGTAGAGGCCAACAAGGCTAAATATAATGTAGCAAATTGTCTCCTGGGACTGCTGACAGCACAATAACCAAAATCCCTCATCCCAGTGATATTTCTCCCCCTCCTTGTGTCCATCACATTGATGGGAATGAGGGCGTTCACCAGCATGTGCAGGACCCAGCACAGGCACAGGGAGGGCCGAATGACCTTGGGGGCTCTGACCTTGAGCTGTGCCCACTTGGAGTTACTGGGGCTGATGGTGATGGCCTGAAAGATACTCAAGAGGCATGTGGAGCCAAGAGATACCCCCCTGGCCACTCTGTGGAAATAGAAGACAAGTTTACAAGCGACATCATCTAGGGAATGATCCAGGCTGAAGGCCGCCATTGTCTGAGGGACTCCTTTACAGAGGAGAGCCATGAAGTTGGCCCAGGCCAGGTTTCTGAGAATCAGATCTGTGGGCTTCACCCTGTTCCCAGCGAGGTCACTGAGCACAGCACAGCAGAGGAAGGTAGAGTTGCCCAGGATGCCCACTGCAGTCTGGAACAGGAAGACGAGTCCAACGGCCAAGTCTCTAGAAGCCATCTGTCACGTTCCTGGGGAGCGTCCCTCACTTCCAGGGTCAGAGATCCCCTGACACACTCACAGGGTAGTTTTCATGGCTGTGTGTGCACCACTGTTCTCCCCAACATTCACAGCCTCTCAGTCACCATGAGGCCTGTCTTTCACAGGAGCTGCCTGGTTCGGTGTGCCCTGATGTGTGGATACAGCTGGCTTAGTGGGCACCGTGGCAAAAGTCCCATCTCTGCTCTTAGCACGGGCTGGCACTTCCCCCAGTGCTTCTGGGATAAACCCCGATTGGAATCTCACAGCAACCCTGAATGAGAGTCCCATCTGGTGAAAGTCCCTGTGTCCCCAGATGCTGAAGATTTCCCAGTCCTAGCACTGCACTGACCAGAGGCCAGGACTTGGCAGAGCCCAGGCTGTCCAACTCAAGGAGCACAGTTACCCCTGCACACATGAGGGCAGGTGACAGTCCCCTCTGCACACCCTTGTCGCAACCAGCATGTGGCAAACATGTCCCTCTTCCATTTTCCTCTGCAGTCTATCATCTGTTCTGCTCTCCTGCTGATTAAATTCCTATTAATCCAATTTAAAGTTATATAGGCCTATATTATGAGTGcacaaaatgtgaataaaatctaaaaatgcaagaaaagagCAAACTTACCTTAATATTGAAATACTGGATGATCTAGTTGCTCTGTGTTAGGATGGCATTACAAGACCCTTAACCAATTCGTCATGAAATaaagtataattattaatatCTAGAAAATAGTCAACAATATTACCTCTGTCTGAACATGCCAGGAACGGAGTGGAGCTCATGTGAATCCTTGTAAGTAGCATGCTTCATATGGAGGTAATGTAATCTATGCTGTACTTCTGTTTGCTAAATGACAGGCCAACAATGGAAGGGACAATTCTGTCAGATACCCAGTCTCCAGGTGAGCCCAGAGGGACCTGGGAGAAATGGGCTTTCTCTTCTGTGCAAATGCAACAGCAGGGATGTGGGTGAAGTCTGGGAGACATTAGAGAGACCTCATTAGGGCCTCCTTAATTGGAACTACAGGTATCTGATCCTTCTGTGTTTGATGCACATAATTATGAGAAACACCTCCTATTGCTCCTGacttctaagaaagaaaacagcCTCTCACTAGCCACTGGTGCATGAAGTAGAGACAGAAACTATCACCTCTCTCTGAACCCAGAGTCACAGATGTGAATGTGCACATCATGAGAATGTCCCTCAGCTCTGTAGATATTGCCCTCAAGATTCCCTACATTCTGGGATAAGTGACAGCTTCCCACTGAGCAGCCTGAGATTGCTGTGGGAGGGGGGAATGGAGAGCTGTTGAATTCTGAGATGGTCAGGGGCTTGCTGGGCAGGAACCACAGTCAGCTGTGGGCAAGAGCCCAGGAAAAGTACTCAGGGAACCTCTCACCACAGGCACCCTCCAGCCTGccccagcctcagcaagggtCCTCCCCCTGTGTGCACTCAGCCCCTGCTGCTCCTGGGCCCTGGAAGGGAGGAGACCCCTGTCGATAGCAGTCTGCCCCAGACTGCAGGACACAATCCTGCCCTCTGCATTCTGTGGACGTGCAAGAAAAGAACTCACCTCTGCACACAGCTTGCCTGTGTGGTGCTGGCTCCCAGGCAGTGCATGGTCAGAGCACAGTGGACAGGCCCACAGGTCAGAAGGAGGCACAACCTGAGGGGAAGTCTTGATATCCTCCCACCTCACCCCCCAAGAGAGTAGACTGAGCCTGCTCAGGATCTGGGCTGACAGGGTCTGCTCAGGGAGTTGAGGTCATCCCTGAAAAGCACTTGCTCCTGTCAGCAAGCAGGACAGACTTGTAGCTGAGTCTGAGCCTGCCCAGAGGGCCAGGCTGGAAGTGTGGAGTGCTCCCCTCTCCTGGGAAGTGTGGCCGAGTGGAGCCCAGGGACAGGCATGGGAGCCCTGGGGTTCTGAGGAGAGGGGCTGAGAGCAGAAGGCAGCTGCTGCACTGCCTTCCTCAGAATCCCCAAGGTTCAGCTGAGGATCTTTCCACACTTTCTGACAGATGCACATGCTGGGAAgtaaggggagggaagggagacagCCATTCCGTGGTATCCTGCAGAACCCACCCCTGCCTTGAGCAGAGGGTCTGAAAGTGACCACGGCTGCCTTGTCCAGGGCATGTGGGATGAGGTGGACTGGCACTGCAGAGTGGGGAGAGCAGTGAGGGAGCCAGCCAGTCAGATCTACAGCAGGGCTGGGGTGATCAGCCTGCTCACTCAgggtcctccctccctctgtctttgAGCACTGCTGAGTGGTGGGTCTGTGCACAGGCTGACTCCCTCTGAGGACCCTAGGGAACACAGGCAGTCTGGCCTCAGGCCTCCTGAGTCCTAACAGACCTGCCTTTAGTGCCTCAAGTGACTTCACCTTTGTGTGCCTCAGACTCCCCTGCAGCAGTCCTGAGGAGTGACCCAGGTGTGGGAGCCCAGGTTCCACTCCTGGCACAGGCAAATTCTCTGTGTATGCAGCAGCTTTCAGCTGGGAGGAGCGTGCAGGTCCAGAGCTTGCTGAGCTGGACTGTGTGAACGAGTCCCCCACCTTCCATGGTGCAGTGAGCTGGAGCTCATTACTTACCCTTGTGTGTCCCAGGCATCCTCTGCAAAACAGGAAACAGTACAAGTGGCATAGAGAGACACTCAGACCCAGTACCCACAGCACGTAGGTTGACCCTGCCCATGGTAGGTGCCTGCCCCAGAGGGACCACCATCTCTGAGGACAGACAACAAGTACATTCCTGAGAAAGagccacccccacacacactggCACCACCCTCCATTCCTGCCTGGATGTGTCCTGCCATCATGATACAGTAACATCAGTGTGGGAAGgagctattatttcattgaagatca contains:
- the LOC124966273 gene encoding vomeronasal type-1 receptor 4-like, translating into MASRDLAVGLVFLFQTAVGILGNSTFLCCAVLSDLAGNRVKPTDLILRNLAWANFMALLCKGVPQTMAAFSLDHSLDDVACKLVFYFHRVARGVSLGSTCLLSIFQAITISPSNSKWAQLKVRAPKVIRPSLCLCWVLHMLVNALIPINVMDTRRGRNITGMRDFGYCAVSSPRRQFATLYLALLASTDILCLGLMMWASGSMVFILSRHKKRVQHIHRSLPSRSAPESRATYSILALVSSFVVSYSTSAILTTYMALVDGAMRWLVHTNVAMAACFPAFCPFLLLSHYTSVSRLCSGCCCQLTNCPGTVREL